One window of Agromyces rhizosphaerae genomic DNA carries:
- a CDS encoding Glu/Leu/Phe/Val dehydrogenase family protein → MPLAHPATTPDAATAHILAEETPDHERILVTTGARSGLTIIVAVHSTRLGQALGGARLWHYDHWTDALADALRLSRAMTLKNAAAGLARGGGKSVIRVPRGVTLTADERVAAMRDLGDAVESLGGAYMTAEDVGTSAELMAVVAERTEHVCGLPPEQGGVGEPADATAAGVLAGIRATVAELFGDADLSGRHLVISGLGQVGGRLARALAAEGARLTVTDVVDARRELAAELDADWVAPEDAHRVEADLFVPCGLGGVLSAEVIGELRVRAVVGAANNQLARRESASLLAERGILWAPDFVVNAGGVIYLDLASEPDADQAAIDARVATIGDTVRAVYREAAASGTTTLAAAERLARGRLDRAR, encoded by the coding sequence ATGCCCCTCGCGCACCCCGCAACGACGCCGGACGCGGCGACCGCCCACATCCTCGCCGAGGAGACCCCCGACCACGAGCGCATCCTCGTCACGACGGGCGCCCGGTCGGGCCTCACGATCATCGTCGCCGTGCACTCGACGCGGCTGGGCCAGGCGCTCGGCGGTGCACGACTCTGGCACTACGACCACTGGACCGACGCCCTCGCCGACGCGCTGCGCCTCTCGCGCGCGATGACGCTGAAGAACGCGGCGGCCGGCCTCGCCCGCGGCGGCGGCAAGTCCGTCATCCGGGTCCCCCGGGGCGTCACCCTCACCGCGGACGAGCGCGTCGCGGCCATGCGCGACCTCGGCGACGCGGTCGAGAGCCTGGGCGGCGCCTACATGACCGCCGAGGACGTCGGCACGAGCGCCGAGCTCATGGCGGTCGTCGCCGAGCGCACCGAGCACGTCTGCGGGCTCCCGCCCGAGCAGGGCGGCGTGGGCGAGCCGGCGGATGCCACCGCGGCCGGCGTGCTCGCGGGCATCCGCGCGACCGTGGCCGAGCTCTTCGGCGACGCGGATCTGTCGGGCCGGCACCTCGTGATCTCGGGCCTCGGGCAGGTGGGCGGCCGCCTCGCGCGCGCCCTCGCCGCCGAGGGCGCGCGACTCACCGTGACCGACGTGGTCGACGCGCGGCGGGAGCTCGCCGCGGAGCTCGACGCCGACTGGGTGGCGCCCGAGGACGCCCACCGCGTCGAGGCCGACCTGTTCGTGCCGTGCGGGCTCGGCGGGGTGCTCTCTGCCGAGGTCATCGGCGAGCTCCGCGTGCGCGCGGTGGTCGGCGCGGCGAACAACCAGCTCGCGCGCCGGGAATCCGCGTCGCTGCTCGCCGAGCGCGGCATCCTCTGGGCACCCGATTTCGTCGTGAACGCGGGCGGCGTGATCTACCTCGACCTCGCCTCGGAGCCCGACGCCGACCAGGCGGCGATCGACGCCCGGGTGGCGACGATCGGCGACACCGTGCGTGCGGTCTACCGCGAGGCGGCGGCCTCGGGCACGACCACGCTCGCGGCCGCCGAGCGCCTCGCGCGGGGCCGCCTCGACCGCGCGCGGTGA
- the purH gene encoding bifunctional phosphoribosylaminoimidazolecarboxamide formyltransferase/IMP cyclohydrolase, whose amino-acid sequence MSGPSHDHSLYRERDLVPVRRALVSVSDKSGLLELAGALAAAGVEIVSTGSTAATIRDAGHDVTDVASVTGFAEALDGRVKTLHPAVHAGLLADLRLEHHEAQLAELGIAAFDLVVVNLYPFRQTVASGAPALDVVEQIDIGGPAMVRASAKNHANVAIVVSPERYGEIAEAVAAGGTTLAQRQRLAVEAFRHTAGYDVAVASWLGNVVAPDDKGTGFPGWVGGTWDRAQSLRYGENSHQAAALYATPEGRGIAQSVQLHGKEMSYNNYVDADAAVRAAYDFDEPAVAIIKHANPCGIAIAGPGASDPIASAHERAHACDPVSAFGGVIAANRTVTRAMAETVSGIFTEVLIAPAFEAEAVEVLTRKKNIRLLTLPEGFQPTVLEQKQVSGGLLLQQADREFAPFSSWTLAAGEPADDALAAELEFAWRACRAVKSNAILLASGGASVGVGMGQVNRVDSCRLAVERAGERASGSVAASDAFFPFADGPQILFDAGVRAVVQPGGSVRDEEVVAAAKAAGVTMYLTGERHFFH is encoded by the coding sequence ATGAGCGGACCGAGCCACGACCACTCCCTCTACCGCGAGCGCGACCTCGTGCCGGTGCGACGCGCACTCGTCTCCGTCAGCGACAAGTCCGGGCTGCTCGAGCTCGCCGGCGCGCTCGCCGCGGCGGGCGTGGAGATCGTGTCGACCGGGTCGACCGCCGCGACGATCCGCGACGCGGGGCACGACGTGACCGACGTCGCGAGCGTCACCGGGTTCGCCGAGGCGCTCGACGGCCGCGTGAAGACCCTGCACCCTGCGGTGCACGCGGGCCTCCTCGCCGACCTGCGCCTCGAGCACCACGAGGCACAGCTCGCCGAGCTCGGCATCGCCGCGTTCGACCTCGTCGTGGTGAACCTCTACCCGTTCCGCCAGACGGTCGCCTCGGGTGCGCCCGCGCTCGACGTCGTCGAGCAGATCGACATCGGTGGGCCGGCGATGGTGCGCGCCTCGGCGAAGAACCACGCCAACGTCGCCATCGTCGTCTCGCCCGAGCGCTACGGCGAGATCGCCGAGGCCGTGGCCGCCGGCGGCACCACCCTCGCGCAGCGGCAGCGCCTCGCCGTCGAGGCGTTCCGCCACACCGCCGGGTACGACGTCGCCGTCGCCTCCTGGCTCGGCAACGTCGTGGCGCCCGACGACAAGGGCACGGGCTTCCCGGGCTGGGTCGGCGGCACCTGGGACCGTGCGCAGTCGCTGCGCTACGGCGAGAACTCGCACCAGGCCGCGGCGCTCTACGCCACGCCCGAGGGCCGGGGCATCGCGCAGTCGGTGCAGCTGCACGGCAAGGAGATGTCGTACAACAACTACGTCGACGCGGATGCCGCGGTGCGGGCCGCGTACGACTTCGACGAGCCCGCCGTGGCGATCATCAAGCACGCGAACCCGTGCGGCATCGCGATCGCCGGGCCCGGGGCATCCGACCCCATCGCGAGCGCCCACGAGCGCGCCCACGCCTGCGACCCGGTGTCGGCGTTCGGCGGGGTCATCGCCGCGAACCGCACCGTCACGCGGGCCATGGCCGAGACCGTGAGCGGCATCTTCACCGAGGTGCTCATCGCCCCGGCGTTCGAGGCCGAGGCGGTCGAGGTGCTGACGCGGAAGAAGAACATCCGCCTGCTCACGCTGCCCGAGGGATTCCAGCCCACCGTGCTCGAGCAGAAGCAGGTGTCGGGCGGGCTGCTGCTGCAGCAGGCCGACCGCGAGTTCGCGCCGTTCTCGTCGTGGACGCTCGCGGCGGGGGAGCCCGCCGACGATGCGCTGGCCGCGGAGCTCGAGTTCGCCTGGCGCGCGTGCCGCGCGGTCAAGTCGAACGCCATCCTGCTCGCCTCGGGCGGCGCCTCGGTGGGCGTCGGCATGGGCCAGGTCAACCGCGTCGACTCGTGCCGGCTCGCGGTCGAGCGGGCGGGGGAGCGCGCGAGCGGCTCGGTCGCGGCATCCGACGCGTTCTTCCCCTTCGCCGACGGGCCGCAGATCCTCTTCGACGCGGGCGTGCGCGCGGTCGTGCAGCCCGGCGGCTCGGTGCGCGACGAGGAGGTCGTCGCCGCCGCGAAGGCGGCGGGCGTGACCATGTACCTCACCGGCGAGCGGCACTTCTTCCACTGA
- a CDS encoding MSCRAMM family protein: MPTSEIAQRHLPPGARRRRGLRRLTAVGAGLALVGTAFVAGPAFAAHGLVSLAGSNFEIDEDANLVADHADPSFDWEDVTEIRQPDEPTGANDDSFGQGSKEDTAVPTVVDGSIPPNKSDLLTFGGFLEETPAGDFLHLYWHRVQEPSGTTNMDFEFNQSEETSANGVTPVRTEADLLLQYDLAQGGTNPELFLARWLTDSDFNGTPVSKDDCVSSNKLPCWGLREDLTAAGDATGSINTTAIAAGDSDGLGPISPRTFGEATVDFSAIVGNAQCVSFGSAYLKSRSSDSFTAALKDFIAPTDIGLTNCAKVIVRKVTDPTGDTTDFDFTTAFATLNDGTNPTFSLADGESVTYDNVFFGNGLTVTESGPPSGWDLVDIDCSASTNITPVENELAGTATFDLTNANQIVDCTFTNQARGTIVVEKVTTDGSGAFDFTSNTLPDASFTLTTTGSGDGGKDSNTYAGLTPGTYDVDETVPANWNLTSATCDDSSDPSSIGLSAGETVTCTFVNELERGSIKIVKTRKHAADGSGDHAHEGVTFDITGGGLSEPISVQTDANGVACVTGLVVSAVAGNYTVTETIPNGYVLDPTTPQAQTAAVGEATATDCADTSAGAVKTFKNIPLTNLTVSVDSQVDGGTFSSIECDATEEDPDSDPDIPLSAMQDDPSVTINDLEPGTYTCVVVIDP, from the coding sequence ATGCCCACGTCCGAGATCGCCCAACGACACCTTCCACCCGGCGCCCGCAGACGGCGCGGCCTCCGTCGACTCACCGCGGTCGGCGCCGGCCTCGCCCTCGTCGGCACGGCGTTCGTCGCCGGCCCGGCATTCGCGGCGCACGGCCTCGTCAGCCTGGCCGGCAGCAACTTCGAGATCGACGAGGACGCGAACCTCGTCGCCGATCACGCCGACCCCTCGTTCGACTGGGAGGATGTCACCGAGATCCGGCAGCCCGACGAGCCGACCGGCGCGAACGACGACTCGTTCGGCCAGGGCTCCAAGGAGGACACCGCCGTGCCGACCGTGGTCGACGGCAGCATCCCGCCGAACAAGAGCGACCTGCTGACCTTCGGCGGATTCCTCGAGGAGACGCCGGCCGGCGACTTCCTGCACCTCTACTGGCACCGCGTCCAGGAGCCGTCCGGCACGACGAACATGGACTTCGAGTTCAACCAGTCGGAGGAGACCTCGGCGAACGGCGTCACACCGGTGCGCACCGAGGCCGACCTGCTGCTGCAGTACGACCTCGCGCAGGGCGGTACGAACCCGGAGCTGTTCCTCGCGAGGTGGCTGACCGATTCCGACTTCAACGGTACGCCGGTGAGCAAGGACGACTGCGTCTCGTCGAACAAGCTGCCGTGTTGGGGCCTGCGTGAGGACCTGACCGCTGCGGGCGACGCGACCGGGTCGATCAACACCACGGCCATTGCGGCCGGCGACTCCGACGGGCTCGGGCCGATCTCGCCGCGGACCTTCGGTGAGGCGACGGTCGACTTCTCGGCCATCGTCGGCAACGCCCAGTGCGTCTCGTTCGGCAGCGCGTACCTGAAGAGCCGGTCCTCCGACTCGTTCACGGCCGCACTGAAGGACTTCATCGCGCCGACCGACATCGGCCTGACGAACTGCGCCAAGGTGATCGTGCGGAAGGTGACCGATCCGACGGGTGACACGACGGACTTCGACTTCACGACGGCGTTCGCCACCCTGAACGACGGGACGAATCCCACGTTCAGCCTGGCCGACGGCGAATCGGTGACGTACGACAACGTGTTCTTCGGCAACGGGCTCACGGTGACCGAGTCGGGGCCGCCCAGCGGATGGGACCTGGTCGACATCGACTGCTCCGCCAGCACGAACATCACGCCGGTGGAGAACGAGTTGGCCGGAACGGCGACGTTCGACCTCACGAACGCCAACCAGATCGTCGACTGCACGTTCACCAACCAGGCGCGCGGCACGATCGTGGTCGAGAAGGTGACGACCGACGGCTCCGGCGCGTTCGACTTCACGTCGAACACGCTGCCCGACGCGAGCTTCACCCTGACGACGACCGGATCGGGCGACGGTGGGAAGGACTCGAACACCTACGCGGGCCTGACACCGGGCACGTACGACGTGGACGAGACCGTTCCGGCGAACTGGAACCTCACGTCGGCCACGTGCGACGACTCGTCCGATCCTTCGTCCATCGGCCTGAGCGCGGGCGAGACCGTGACGTGCACCTTCGTGAACGAGCTCGAACGGGGCTCGATCAAGATCGTGAAGACGCGCAAGCACGCGGCGGACGGCTCGGGTGACCACGCCCACGAGGGTGTCACCTTCGATATCACGGGCGGCGGTCTCAGCGAGCCGATCTCGGTGCAGACCGACGCGAACGGGGTCGCCTGCGTGACAGGCCTCGTCGTGAGCGCGGTCGCCGGGAACTACACGGTGACCGAGACGATCCCGAACGGATACGTGCTCGACCCGACCACGCCGCAGGCGCAGACCGCTGCGGTGGGCGAGGCGACGGCGACCGACTGCGCCGACACCAGCGCGGGCGCCGTCAAGACGTTCAAGAACATCCCGCTCACGAACCTCACGGTGAGCGTCGACTCGCAGGTCGACGGCGGGACGTTCTCGAGCATCGAGTGCGACGCGACCGAGGAGGATCCGGACTCCGATCCGGACATCCCGCTCTCGGCCATGCAGGACGACCCGAGCGTCACGATCAACGACCTCGAGCCGGGCACCTACACCTGCGTGGTCGTGATCGACCCGTGA
- the purN gene encoding phosphoribosylglycinamide formyltransferase, producing the protein MLKLVVLISGGGTNLRALLEASEDAEYPARVVAIGADREADGLALGEEFGIPAFTVPFRGAADRDRWGEELLAQVRFWEPDLVVLSGFMRIVPPVMVDALSPRMINTHPAYLPEFPGAHGVRDALAAGVTQTGASLIVVDDSVDGGPIIAQERVPVHAGDTEQTLHERIKPVERRLLVQAVIDIANGTVNLEDLDA; encoded by the coding sequence GTGCTCAAGCTCGTCGTGCTGATCTCCGGCGGCGGAACGAACCTCCGCGCCCTGCTCGAGGCGTCGGAGGACGCCGAGTATCCCGCCCGGGTCGTCGCGATCGGCGCCGATCGCGAGGCCGACGGGCTGGCCCTGGGGGAGGAGTTCGGCATCCCCGCCTTCACGGTGCCCTTCCGGGGCGCGGCCGATCGCGACCGCTGGGGCGAGGAGCTCCTCGCGCAGGTGCGCTTCTGGGAGCCCGACCTCGTCGTGCTGAGCGGCTTCATGCGCATCGTGCCCCCGGTGATGGTCGATGCGCTCTCGCCCCGCATGATCAACACGCACCCCGCGTACCTGCCCGAGTTCCCCGGGGCGCACGGCGTGCGCGACGCGCTGGCCGCCGGCGTCACCCAGACCGGGGCGAGCCTCATCGTGGTCGACGACTCGGTCGACGGCGGCCCGATCATCGCGCAGGAGCGCGTGCCGGTGCACGCGGGCGACACCGAGCAGACCCTGCACGAGCGCATCAAGCCCGTCGAGCGCCGCCTGCTCGTGCAGGCCGTGATCGACATCGCCAACGGAACCGTGAACCTGGAGGACCTCGACGCATGA
- the ddaH gene encoding dimethylargininase, translating to MTDSVELPPARTIVSGDRAHRQRVLAVFASAGAVAAIALGAALLGVFVAGGQAPTVFTQVGGHFLLLATLAFLLLSAANAVGATRAWFLAVAAGLTSAGLAALVGTTITVLAGGAAPDLRMFAFVLGSLVGINLVFIVSAVLAEVFVAPRVLRAVEAHAPRRGSAEQRLALVRIPASNLDEAELTHVEREPVDAELADEQWDNYCAALVAEGWRTVEVDSAPDLADSVFVEDQVVLFDDLAVITRSGAESRRAEAEAVERVVRSLRGVQVARIDEPGTLDGGDVLKVGRTVYVGSSSRTDAEGIRQLRELLSPRGWTVVAVPVTRTLHLKGAVTALPDGTILGHPDLLAHRDLFPRLLEVPEPAGVAVVELADDTVLMAASAPESAAMVSGLGYRVVTVDISEFEKLEGSVTCLSVRVR from the coding sequence GTGACCGACTCCGTCGAGCTTCCCCCCGCCCGAACGATCGTGTCGGGCGACCGTGCGCACCGGCAGCGCGTGCTCGCCGTGTTCGCCTCCGCGGGGGCGGTCGCGGCCATCGCACTGGGCGCGGCGCTGCTCGGGGTCTTCGTCGCGGGCGGCCAGGCGCCTACCGTGTTCACCCAGGTCGGCGGCCACTTCCTGCTGCTCGCGACGCTCGCCTTCCTGCTGCTGTCGGCCGCGAACGCGGTCGGGGCCACGCGCGCCTGGTTCCTCGCCGTCGCCGCGGGACTCACCTCGGCGGGTCTCGCCGCGCTCGTGGGCACGACGATCACCGTGCTCGCAGGCGGAGCCGCGCCCGACCTGCGCATGTTCGCCTTCGTGCTCGGTTCGCTCGTGGGCATCAACCTCGTCTTCATCGTCTCCGCCGTGCTCGCCGAGGTGTTCGTCGCCCCGCGCGTGCTCCGGGCCGTCGAGGCGCACGCGCCGCGCCGCGGCTCCGCCGAGCAGCGGCTGGCCCTCGTGCGCATCCCCGCGTCGAACCTCGACGAGGCCGAGCTCACGCACGTCGAGCGCGAGCCGGTCGACGCCGAGCTGGCCGACGAGCAGTGGGACAACTACTGCGCGGCGCTCGTCGCCGAGGGCTGGCGCACGGTCGAGGTCGACAGCGCGCCCGACCTCGCCGACTCCGTCTTCGTGGAGGACCAGGTCGTGCTCTTCGACGACCTCGCGGTGATCACGCGCTCGGGCGCCGAGTCACGGCGCGCCGAGGCCGAGGCCGTCGAGCGCGTGGTGCGCTCCCTCCGCGGAGTGCAGGTGGCCCGCATCGACGAGCCCGGCACCCTCGACGGCGGCGACGTGCTGAAGGTCGGTCGCACGGTCTACGTCGGCAGTTCCTCGCGCACCGACGCCGAGGGCATCCGCCAGCTGCGCGAGCTCCTGTCTCCGCGCGGCTGGACCGTGGTCGCGGTGCCGGTGACCCGCACGCTCCACCTGAAGGGCGCGGTCACCGCGCTGCCCGACGGCACCATCCTCGGTCACCCCGACCTGCTCGCGCACCGCGACCTGTTCCCGCGACTCCTCGAGGTGCCCGAGCCCGCGGGCGTCGCGGTCGTCGAACTGGCCGACGACACGGTGCTCATGGCGGCCTCCGCCCCCGAGTCCGCGGCCATGGTGTCGGGGCTCGGCTATCGCGTCGTCACGGTCGACATCAGCGAGTTCGAGAAGCTCGAGGGCAGCGTGACCTGCCTCTCGGTACGGGTACGCTGA
- a CDS encoding cell division protein PerM: MSRTTTILLAALEAFVVAAAGVGLAVVPLALVWAISTGMAADPAMFWGAAALAWLVGNGVDLAVSLDPVAAAALGVPEDSAAFGVTIAVLGFSVLTVGTGAHVGRRSAGGGHAASGVLAAAVVTGIAGFALGLTAGVPGIAPSAWQSAVVPALLVFAGGAVGAGIEATRLGARGTDATTGRLRRWLSALDPAWRDALRVALRAGTAAAVGIVGAAAVAVAVALAVDYATVVGLWQSLRADVPGGIVLALGQLALLPNLVAWAAAWIVGPGFAIGAGTSVSAGGTLLGPVPGLPVLGAIPKLDPGLGYLALLVPVLLGFAAGFLVHRSVDARRSRRAAGRPEQRPARRPAAWTWAFAVGEGLAAGVVAGVLLGALAWWSSGAAGPGRLDEVGPEWWTVAVATATLVGVPAVLGAVASRVAGPRPGPAPSGAAPGSPATPAADAPDARDLSETDVIRTTE; encoded by the coding sequence ATGTCACGCACGACCACCATCCTGCTCGCCGCCCTCGAGGCGTTCGTCGTCGCGGCCGCCGGGGTCGGGCTCGCGGTGGTGCCGCTCGCGCTGGTCTGGGCGATCAGCACCGGCATGGCCGCCGACCCGGCGATGTTCTGGGGCGCCGCCGCACTCGCCTGGCTCGTTGGCAACGGCGTCGATCTCGCCGTCTCGCTCGACCCGGTCGCCGCTGCCGCGCTCGGCGTGCCCGAGGACTCCGCCGCGTTCGGTGTCACGATCGCCGTGCTCGGCTTCTCGGTGCTCACGGTCGGCACGGGGGCGCACGTGGGCCGGCGCTCGGCGGGCGGCGGCCATGCCGCGAGCGGCGTGCTCGCGGCGGCCGTCGTGACGGGCATTGCCGGGTTCGCGCTGGGGCTGACTGCGGGCGTGCCGGGCATCGCGCCGTCGGCCTGGCAGTCGGCCGTCGTGCCCGCGCTCCTGGTGTTCGCGGGCGGGGCGGTGGGCGCGGGGATCGAGGCGACCCGGCTCGGGGCGCGGGGCACGGATGCCACGACCGGCCGGCTCCGCCGGTGGCTGTCCGCACTCGACCCCGCGTGGCGGGACGCCCTGCGCGTCGCCCTCCGCGCCGGCACGGCCGCCGCCGTCGGCATCGTGGGGGCCGCCGCCGTGGCCGTCGCGGTCGCGCTCGCCGTCGACTACGCCACCGTCGTCGGGCTCTGGCAGTCGCTCCGCGCCGACGTGCCGGGCGGGATCGTGCTGGCGCTCGGCCAGCTCGCCCTGCTGCCGAACCTCGTCGCGTGGGCGGCGGCGTGGATCGTCGGCCCCGGCTTCGCGATCGGCGCGGGCACGTCGGTCTCCGCGGGCGGCACCCTGCTCGGGCCGGTGCCCGGACTGCCGGTCCTCGGCGCGATCCCGAAGCTCGACCCCGGGCTCGGCTACCTCGCGCTGCTCGTGCCGGTGCTGCTCGGGTTCGCGGCGGGCTTCCTCGTGCACCGCAGCGTCGACGCCCGCAGGTCGCGGCGCGCGGCGGGGCGTCCCGAGCAGCGCCCGGCCCGCCGGCCGGCGGCATGGACCTGGGCGTTCGCGGTCGGGGAGGGTCTGGCCGCCGGCGTCGTCGCGGGCGTGCTACTCGGGGCGCTCGCGTGGTGGTCGAGCGGTGCCGCGGGCCCCGGGCGTCTCGACGAGGTCGGTCCCGAGTGGTGGACGGTCGCCGTCGCGACGGCGACGCTGGTCGGCGTGCCCGCCGTGCTCGGCGCGGTGGCCTCGCGCGTCGCCGGCCCCCGGCCCGGTCCCGCCCCGTCGGGCGCTGCGCCGGGCTCCCCGGCGACTCCGGCGGCGGATGCCCCGGATGCCCGCGACCTCAGCGAGACCGACGTGATCCGCACCACCGAGTAG
- a CDS encoding ABC transporter ATP-binding protein, with amino-acid sequence MPAITADDRPDSASAPQRLSTPRTLLRLYPYARPAVPFLVLGMVAALLASLVALAIPQVLQVLVDGPLSEGDPDQIVPAVLVVLALGVTEAIMIALRRWFVLTPGTRVEADMRNALYAQLQDLPVSFHDRWPSGQLLSRAVSDLGRIRRWLSFGLVLLVVNLVTIVVGVGILIWMNWLLGLVFMVLSLPLWIIGFRFEGRYSEVARRSQDQAGDLATAVEESVHGIRVLKAFGRGKHALGTFTAQAEELRGTEMEKAKLEAGIWLWLLLIPNVALAVCLVLGVWLASVDVMSVGQVVAFFATATVLAWPIESIGFLLAFSLDTRTATDRFFEVIDEVNQITDPERPSTIRAPRGELAFEGVHFRYADAPGRTPDLIDGVDLRLEPGETMALVGLTGSGKSTLTSLTTRLYEVTGGAVTLDGVDIRALGREELRTHVAMAFEDATLFSASVRDNVLLGRPELAGDEPAVRAEADAVLAQALQIAQAQFAHDLPDGVDTKVGEEGMSLSGGQRQRLALARAVAADPAVLVLDDPLSALDVETEALVEDALREILATTTALVVAHRPSTVMLADRVALLEDGRITAVGTHSELLASSEHYRFVITSLEDEERERKAEELDTAAIPVIGLDPRDEAAGATSQSASTNEHQEVTR; translated from the coding sequence ATGCCCGCCATCACGGCCGACGACAGACCCGATTCCGCGTCCGCGCCGCAGCGCCTGAGCACGCCCCGCACGCTGCTGCGCCTCTACCCCTACGCCCGTCCCGCGGTGCCGTTCCTCGTGCTCGGCATGGTCGCGGCGCTGCTGGCGAGCCTCGTCGCGCTCGCGATCCCGCAGGTGCTCCAGGTGCTCGTCGACGGTCCGCTCTCCGAGGGCGACCCCGACCAGATCGTGCCCGCGGTGCTCGTCGTGCTCGCGCTCGGCGTCACCGAGGCCATCATGATCGCGCTCCGGCGCTGGTTCGTGCTGACCCCGGGCACGCGCGTCGAGGCAGACATGCGCAACGCGCTGTACGCGCAGCTGCAGGACCTCCCGGTGAGCTTCCACGACCGCTGGCCGAGCGGGCAGCTGCTCTCGCGCGCGGTCTCCGACCTCGGCCGCATCCGTCGCTGGCTGTCCTTCGGCCTCGTGCTGCTCGTGGTCAACCTCGTCACGATCGTCGTGGGCGTCGGCATCCTGATCTGGATGAACTGGCTGCTCGGCCTCGTGTTCATGGTGCTCTCGCTGCCGCTGTGGATCATCGGGTTCCGGTTCGAGGGCCGGTACTCGGAGGTCGCGCGGCGCAGCCAGGACCAGGCCGGCGACCTCGCGACCGCGGTCGAGGAGTCGGTGCACGGCATCCGCGTGCTGAAGGCGTTCGGACGCGGCAAGCACGCGCTCGGCACGTTCACGGCGCAGGCGGAGGAGCTCCGCGGCACCGAGATGGAGAAGGCGAAGCTCGAGGCGGGCATCTGGCTCTGGCTGCTGCTCATCCCGAACGTCGCGCTGGCGGTCTGCCTCGTGCTCGGCGTGTGGCTCGCGTCGGTCGACGTGATGAGCGTCGGCCAGGTCGTCGCGTTCTTCGCGACCGCGACCGTGCTGGCGTGGCCGATCGAGTCGATCGGCTTCCTGCTGGCGTTCTCGCTCGACACGCGCACCGCGACCGACCGCTTCTTCGAGGTCATCGACGAGGTCAACCAGATCACCGACCCGGAGCGGCCGTCGACCATCCGGGCGCCGCGCGGCGAGCTGGCGTTCGAGGGCGTGCACTTCCGGTACGCGGATGCCCCCGGGCGCACGCCCGACCTCATCGACGGCGTCGACCTGCGCCTCGAGCCCGGCGAGACCATGGCGCTGGTGGGCCTCACCGGCAGCGGCAAGTCCACGCTGACGTCGCTGACCACGCGCCTCTACGAGGTGACGGGCGGCGCGGTCACGCTCGACGGCGTGGACATCCGTGCGCTCGGGCGCGAGGAGCTGCGCACGCACGTCGCGATGGCGTTCGAGGACGCCACGCTGTTCTCGGCGTCGGTGCGCGACAACGTGCTGCTGGGCCGCCCCGAGCTGGCGGGCGACGAGCCCGCCGTGCGCGCCGAGGCCGACGCGGTGCTCGCGCAGGCGCTGCAGATCGCGCAGGCGCAGTTCGCGCACGACCTGCCCGACGGCGTCGACACCAAGGTCGGCGAGGAGGGCATGAGCCTGTCGGGCGGCCAGCGCCAGCGGCTCGCGCTCGCGCGCGCCGTCGCGGCCGACCCCGCCGTGCTCGTGCTCGACGACCCGCTTTCGGCGCTCGACGTCGAGACGGAGGCCCTCGTCGAGGACGCGCTGCGCGAGATCCTCGCGACGACCACCGCGCTCGTGGTGGCGCACCGCCCGTCGACCGTCATGCTGGCCGACCGGGTCGCGCTGCTCGAGGACGGGCGCATCACCGCCGTCGGCACCCACTCCGAACTGCTCGCCTCGAGCGAGCACTACCGCTTCGTGATCACGTCCCTGGAGGACGAGGAGCGCGAGCGGAAGGCCGAGGAACTCGACACGGCCGCCATCCCCGTCATCGGCCTCGATCCCCGCGACGAGGCCGCCGGGGCCACCTCGCAGTCCGCGAGCACGAACGAGCACCAGGAGGTGACCCGATGA
- the sucD gene encoding succinate--CoA ligase subunit alpha encodes MSIFLNKDSKVIVQGITGGEGTKHTALMLKAGTQVVGGVNARKAGTTVLHHDAAGEPVELPVYGSVAEAMAETGADVSIAFVPPAFTKDAMIEAIDAGIGLLVVITEGVPVQDTAEAWAYNKAKGEQTRIIGPNCPGVITPGESLVGITPATITGKGPIGLVSKSGTLTYQMMYELRDLGFSTAIGIGGDPIIGTTHIDALAAFEADPETKAIVMIGEIGGDAEERAADFIKANVTKPVVGYVAGFTAPEGKTMGHAGAIVSGSAGTAQAKKEALEAAGVKVGKTPSETATLLREVYEAL; translated from the coding sequence ATGTCGATCTTCCTCAACAAGGACTCCAAGGTCATCGTCCAGGGCATCACCGGCGGCGAGGGCACCAAGCACACCGCGCTCATGCTGAAGGCCGGAACCCAGGTCGTCGGCGGCGTGAACGCCCGCAAGGCCGGCACCACGGTGCTCCACCACGACGCCGCGGGCGAGCCCGTCGAGCTGCCCGTCTACGGGTCGGTCGCCGAGGCCATGGCCGAGACCGGCGCCGACGTCTCGATCGCCTTCGTGCCGCCGGCGTTCACCAAGGACGCCATGATCGAGGCCATCGACGCGGGCATCGGCCTGCTCGTGGTCATCACCGAGGGCGTGCCCGTGCAGGACACGGCCGAGGCCTGGGCCTACAACAAGGCCAAGGGCGAGCAGACCCGCATCATCGGGCCGAACTGCCCGGGCGTCATCACCCCCGGTGAGTCGCTCGTCGGCATCACGCCCGCCACGATCACCGGAAAGGGCCCGATCGGCCTCGTCTCGAAGTCGGGCACGCTCACGTACCAGATGATGTACGAGCTGCGCGACCTCGGCTTCTCGACCGCCATCGGCATCGGCGGCGACCCGATCATCGGCACCACGCACATCGACGCGCTCGCCGCGTTCGAGGCCGACCCCGAGACCAAGGCGATCGTGATGATCGGCGAGATCGGCGGCGACGCCGAGGAGCGCGCGGCCGACTTCATCAAGGCCAACGTGACCAAGCCGGTCGTGGGCTACGTCGCGGGCTTCACCGCCCCCGAGGGCAAGACGATGGGCCACGCCGGCGCGATCGTCTCGGGCTCGGCGGGCACCGCGCAGGCCAAGAAGGAGGCCCTCGAGGCCGCCGGCGTCAAGGTCGGCAAGACCCCGTCGGAGACCGCCACGCTCCTGCGCGAGGTCTACGAGGCGCTCTAG